A portion of the Zootoca vivipara chromosome 6, rZooViv1.1, whole genome shotgun sequence genome contains these proteins:
- the EYA3 gene encoding eyes absent homolog 3 isoform X2: protein MKKAKMQESGEQLLRQVNSTDDSDQKPESSSLGSNLSMSNEIMPCTDYISRSSNEYTSQMYSAKPYAHILSVPVSETMASYSGQTQYQALQQSQTYAVYPQTTQAYGLPPFGALWPGMKPESGLIQTPSPSQHSVLTCTTGLTTSQSSPAHYSYPIQASSTNANSVSTTSPAVNISASTVASISQQEYPTYTILGQSQYQPYYSSSSFGIVAPADSSTESPTLATTTYPSEKPNAMVPTQTAQRHSSGDPSTSPSLLRATASKDVEEQSRKNVTGKNRGKRKADASSPQDNELERVFLWDLDETIIIFHSLLTGSYAQKYGKDPTLVISSGLTMEEMIFEVADTHLFFNDLEECDQVHVEDVASDDNGQDLSNYNFSTDGFSGSGNNANHGSAGVQGGVDWMRKLAFRYRKVREVYDKYKSNVVALLGPEKKEALQRLREDIEMLTDSWLGTALKSLLLIQSRKNCVNVLITTTQLVPALAKVLLYGLGDVFPIENIYSATKIGKESCFERIISRFGKKVTYVVIGDGRDEEMAAKQHNMPFWRITNHADLVSLHQALELDFL from the exons ATGAAAAAAGCCAAGATGCAGGAATCAGGCGAACAGCTGTTAAG GCAAGTGAACAGCACAGACGATAGCGATCAGAAACCTGAATCCTCAAGCCTTGGCTCAAACCTGTCCATGTCCAATGAAA TTATGCCATGCACTGATTACATCTCAAGGTCATCAAATGAATATACCTCACAGATGTATTCTGCAAA gCCATATGCACATATTCTTTCTGTACCTGTATCGGAAACGATGGCCTCTTATTCTGGTCAGACTCAGTACCAAGCACTGCAGCAGTCGCAGACATATGCTGTTTATCCTCAGACAACCCAAGCCTATGGACTACCTCCTTTTG GTGCACTGTGGCCAGGTATGAAACCTGAGAGTGGTTTAATTCAGACTCCATCTCCAAGTCAGCACAGTGTTCTTACCTGCACTACAGGGTTAACCACAAGCCAATCCAGCCCAGCACATTATTCTTATCCTATTCAAG CTTCAAGTACCAACGCCAACTCAGTTTCCACCACCTCACCTGCTGTCAATATTTCAGCATCAACAGTAGCCAGCATCTCTCAACAG GAGTATCCTACATATACAATTCTTGGCCAAAGTCAATACCAGCCATATTACTCCAGTTCAAGCTTTGGAATTGTAGCACCAGCAGACAGCAGCACAGAGAGTCCCACCTTAGCAACAACCACGTATCCTTCTGAAAAACCAAATGCCATGGTGCCTACTCAGACAGCGCAGAGACATTCCTCTG gagACCCATCTACAAGTCCATCATTGCTGAGAGCGACAGCTAGTAAAGATGTAGAGGAGCAGTCCAGGAAAAACGTGACTGggaaaaacagagggaagaggaaagcagacGCTTCTTCACCACAGGATAACGAGCTTGAA CGAGTGTTCCTATGGGACTTGGATGAGACCATCATAATATTTCATTCTCTTCTAACAGGATCATATGCCCAGAAATATGGGAAG GATCCAACTCTAGTGATTAGCTCTGGTTTGACCATGGAAGAAATGATTTTTGAAGTTGCCGACACACACTTATTTTTCAATGACTTAGAG GAGTGTGACCAAGTTCATGTGGAAGACGTTGCATCAGATGACAATGGGCAAGATTTAAG CAACTACAATTTTTCCACGGATGGCTTCAGTGGCTCAGGAAATAACGCCAATCATGGTTCAGCGGGAGTCCAGGGTGGAGTGGATTGGATGAGGAAGCTGGCTTTCCGCTATCGGAAGGTGCGCGAGGTCTATGACAAATACAAAAGCAACGTAGTAG CCCTTCTCGGCCCAGAAAAGAAGGAGGCTTTGCAGAGATTAAGGGAAGACATAGAAATGTTAACAGATTCCTGGTTGGGAACAGCATTAAAGTCCCTGCTGCTCATCCAGTCAAG AAAGAATTGTGTGAATGTTCTGATAACGACTACTCAGCTGGTGCCGGCTCTGGCCAAAGTTCTGCTGTATGGATTAGGTGACGTGTTCCCAATTGAAAATATTTATAGCGCAACAAAAATAG GTAAAGAGAGCTGTTTTGAAAGGATTATCTCTCGGTTTGGGAAGAAGGTGACATATGTGGTGATCGGAGATGGGCGTGATGAAGAGATGGCAGCCAAACAG CACAACATGCCCTTCTGGAGAATCACAAATCACGCCGATCTGGTGTCGCTCCACCAGGCCCTCGAACTGGACTTTCTGTGA
- the EYA3 gene encoding eyes absent homolog 3 isoform X3, protein MEEVQDLAEQPMKKAKMQESGEQLLRQVNSTDDSDQKPESSSLGSNLSMSNEIMPCTDYISRSSNEYTSQMYSAKPYAHILSVPVSETMASYSGQTQYQALQQSQTYAVYPQTTQAYGLPPFASSTNANSVSTTSPAVNISASTVASISQQEYPTYTILGQSQYQPYYSSSSFGIVAPADSSTESPTLATTTYPSEKPNAMVPTQTAQRHSSGDPSTSPSLLRATASKDVEEQSRKNVTGKNRGKRKADASSPQDNELERVFLWDLDETIIIFHSLLTGSYAQKYGKDPTLVISSGLTMEEMIFEVADTHLFFNDLEECDQVHVEDVASDDNGQDLSNYNFSTDGFSGSGNNANHGSAGVQGGVDWMRKLAFRYRKVREVYDKYKSNVVALLGPEKKEALQRLREDIEMLTDSWLGTALKSLLLIQSRKNCVNVLITTTQLVPALAKVLLYGLGDVFPIENIYSATKIGKESCFERIISRFGKKVTYVVIGDGRDEEMAAKQHNMPFWRITNHADLVSLHQALELDFL, encoded by the exons ATGGAAGAGGTACAAGATTTAGCGGAACAGCCT ATGAAAAAAGCCAAGATGCAGGAATCAGGCGAACAGCTGTTAAG GCAAGTGAACAGCACAGACGATAGCGATCAGAAACCTGAATCCTCAAGCCTTGGCTCAAACCTGTCCATGTCCAATGAAA TTATGCCATGCACTGATTACATCTCAAGGTCATCAAATGAATATACCTCACAGATGTATTCTGCAAA gCCATATGCACATATTCTTTCTGTACCTGTATCGGAAACGATGGCCTCTTATTCTGGTCAGACTCAGTACCAAGCACTGCAGCAGTCGCAGACATATGCTGTTTATCCTCAGACAACCCAAGCCTATGGACTACCTCCTTTTG CTTCAAGTACCAACGCCAACTCAGTTTCCACCACCTCACCTGCTGTCAATATTTCAGCATCAACAGTAGCCAGCATCTCTCAACAG GAGTATCCTACATATACAATTCTTGGCCAAAGTCAATACCAGCCATATTACTCCAGTTCAAGCTTTGGAATTGTAGCACCAGCAGACAGCAGCACAGAGAGTCCCACCTTAGCAACAACCACGTATCCTTCTGAAAAACCAAATGCCATGGTGCCTACTCAGACAGCGCAGAGACATTCCTCTG gagACCCATCTACAAGTCCATCATTGCTGAGAGCGACAGCTAGTAAAGATGTAGAGGAGCAGTCCAGGAAAAACGTGACTGggaaaaacagagggaagaggaaagcagacGCTTCTTCACCACAGGATAACGAGCTTGAA CGAGTGTTCCTATGGGACTTGGATGAGACCATCATAATATTTCATTCTCTTCTAACAGGATCATATGCCCAGAAATATGGGAAG GATCCAACTCTAGTGATTAGCTCTGGTTTGACCATGGAAGAAATGATTTTTGAAGTTGCCGACACACACTTATTTTTCAATGACTTAGAG GAGTGTGACCAAGTTCATGTGGAAGACGTTGCATCAGATGACAATGGGCAAGATTTAAG CAACTACAATTTTTCCACGGATGGCTTCAGTGGCTCAGGAAATAACGCCAATCATGGTTCAGCGGGAGTCCAGGGTGGAGTGGATTGGATGAGGAAGCTGGCTTTCCGCTATCGGAAGGTGCGCGAGGTCTATGACAAATACAAAAGCAACGTAGTAG CCCTTCTCGGCCCAGAAAAGAAGGAGGCTTTGCAGAGATTAAGGGAAGACATAGAAATGTTAACAGATTCCTGGTTGGGAACAGCATTAAAGTCCCTGCTGCTCATCCAGTCAAG AAAGAATTGTGTGAATGTTCTGATAACGACTACTCAGCTGGTGCCGGCTCTGGCCAAAGTTCTGCTGTATGGATTAGGTGACGTGTTCCCAATTGAAAATATTTATAGCGCAACAAAAATAG GTAAAGAGAGCTGTTTTGAAAGGATTATCTCTCGGTTTGGGAAGAAGGTGACATATGTGGTGATCGGAGATGGGCGTGATGAAGAGATGGCAGCCAAACAG CACAACATGCCCTTCTGGAGAATCACAAATCACGCCGATCTGGTGTCGCTCCACCAGGCCCTCGAACTGGACTTTCTGTGA
- the EYA3 gene encoding eyes absent homolog 3 isoform X1, which yields MEEVQDLAEQPMKKAKMQESGEQLLRQVNSTDDSDQKPESSSLGSNLSMSNEIMPCTDYISRSSNEYTSQMYSAKPYAHILSVPVSETMASYSGQTQYQALQQSQTYAVYPQTTQAYGLPPFGALWPGMKPESGLIQTPSPSQHSVLTCTTGLTTSQSSPAHYSYPIQASSTNANSVSTTSPAVNISASTVASISQQEYPTYTILGQSQYQPYYSSSSFGIVAPADSSTESPTLATTTYPSEKPNAMVPTQTAQRHSSGDPSTSPSLLRATASKDVEEQSRKNVTGKNRGKRKADASSPQDNELERVFLWDLDETIIIFHSLLTGSYAQKYGKDPTLVISSGLTMEEMIFEVADTHLFFNDLEECDQVHVEDVASDDNGQDLSNYNFSTDGFSGSGNNANHGSAGVQGGVDWMRKLAFRYRKVREVYDKYKSNVVALLGPEKKEALQRLREDIEMLTDSWLGTALKSLLLIQSRKNCVNVLITTTQLVPALAKVLLYGLGDVFPIENIYSATKIGKESCFERIISRFGKKVTYVVIGDGRDEEMAAKQHNMPFWRITNHADLVSLHQALELDFL from the exons ATGGAAGAGGTACAAGATTTAGCGGAACAGCCT ATGAAAAAAGCCAAGATGCAGGAATCAGGCGAACAGCTGTTAAG GCAAGTGAACAGCACAGACGATAGCGATCAGAAACCTGAATCCTCAAGCCTTGGCTCAAACCTGTCCATGTCCAATGAAA TTATGCCATGCACTGATTACATCTCAAGGTCATCAAATGAATATACCTCACAGATGTATTCTGCAAA gCCATATGCACATATTCTTTCTGTACCTGTATCGGAAACGATGGCCTCTTATTCTGGTCAGACTCAGTACCAAGCACTGCAGCAGTCGCAGACATATGCTGTTTATCCTCAGACAACCCAAGCCTATGGACTACCTCCTTTTG GTGCACTGTGGCCAGGTATGAAACCTGAGAGTGGTTTAATTCAGACTCCATCTCCAAGTCAGCACAGTGTTCTTACCTGCACTACAGGGTTAACCACAAGCCAATCCAGCCCAGCACATTATTCTTATCCTATTCAAG CTTCAAGTACCAACGCCAACTCAGTTTCCACCACCTCACCTGCTGTCAATATTTCAGCATCAACAGTAGCCAGCATCTCTCAACAG GAGTATCCTACATATACAATTCTTGGCCAAAGTCAATACCAGCCATATTACTCCAGTTCAAGCTTTGGAATTGTAGCACCAGCAGACAGCAGCACAGAGAGTCCCACCTTAGCAACAACCACGTATCCTTCTGAAAAACCAAATGCCATGGTGCCTACTCAGACAGCGCAGAGACATTCCTCTG gagACCCATCTACAAGTCCATCATTGCTGAGAGCGACAGCTAGTAAAGATGTAGAGGAGCAGTCCAGGAAAAACGTGACTGggaaaaacagagggaagaggaaagcagacGCTTCTTCACCACAGGATAACGAGCTTGAA CGAGTGTTCCTATGGGACTTGGATGAGACCATCATAATATTTCATTCTCTTCTAACAGGATCATATGCCCAGAAATATGGGAAG GATCCAACTCTAGTGATTAGCTCTGGTTTGACCATGGAAGAAATGATTTTTGAAGTTGCCGACACACACTTATTTTTCAATGACTTAGAG GAGTGTGACCAAGTTCATGTGGAAGACGTTGCATCAGATGACAATGGGCAAGATTTAAG CAACTACAATTTTTCCACGGATGGCTTCAGTGGCTCAGGAAATAACGCCAATCATGGTTCAGCGGGAGTCCAGGGTGGAGTGGATTGGATGAGGAAGCTGGCTTTCCGCTATCGGAAGGTGCGCGAGGTCTATGACAAATACAAAAGCAACGTAGTAG CCCTTCTCGGCCCAGAAAAGAAGGAGGCTTTGCAGAGATTAAGGGAAGACATAGAAATGTTAACAGATTCCTGGTTGGGAACAGCATTAAAGTCCCTGCTGCTCATCCAGTCAAG AAAGAATTGTGTGAATGTTCTGATAACGACTACTCAGCTGGTGCCGGCTCTGGCCAAAGTTCTGCTGTATGGATTAGGTGACGTGTTCCCAATTGAAAATATTTATAGCGCAACAAAAATAG GTAAAGAGAGCTGTTTTGAAAGGATTATCTCTCGGTTTGGGAAGAAGGTGACATATGTGGTGATCGGAGATGGGCGTGATGAAGAGATGGCAGCCAAACAG CACAACATGCCCTTCTGGAGAATCACAAATCACGCCGATCTGGTGTCGCTCCACCAGGCCCTCGAACTGGACTTTCTGTGA